The Tenrec ecaudatus isolate mTenEca1 chromosome 6, mTenEca1.hap1, whole genome shotgun sequence genome has a window encoding:
- the MAPK12 gene encoding mitogen-activated protein kinase 12: MGSPPPARKGFYRQEVTKTAWEVRSVYRDLQPVGSGAYGAVCSAVDSRTGARVAIKKLYRPFQSELYAKRAYRELRLLKHMQHENVIGLLDVFTPDETLDEFTDFYLVMPFMGTDLGKLMKHEKLSEDRIQFLVYQMLKGLKYIHAAGVIHRDLKPGNLAVNEDCELKILDFGLARQADSEMTGYVVTRWYRAPEVILNWMHYTQTVDIWSVGCIMAEMITGKTLFKGNDHLDQLKEIMKVTGTPPAEFVQRLQSADAKNYMKGLPELEKKDFASVLTNASPLAVSLLEKMLVLDAEQRVTAAAALAHPYFEALHDTEDETAVQKYDDSFDDVDRTLDEWKRVTYKEVLSFRPPQQLGKVSKETAL, translated from the exons ATGGGTTCCCCGCCGCCCGCCCGCAAGGGTTTCTACCGCCAGGAGGTGACCAAGACGGCTTGGGAAGTGCGCTCAGTGTACCGGGACCTGCAGCCCGTGGGCTCGGGCGCCTACGGCGCCGTGTG CTCAGCCGTGGACAGCCGCACGGGCGCCAGGGTCGCCATCAAGAAGCTGTATCGGCCCTTCCAATCGGAGCTCTACGCCAAGCGCGCCTACCGCGAGCTGCGCCTCCTCAAACACATGCAGCACGAGAAC GTGATCGGACTCCTGGATGTGTTCACTCCCGACGAGACTCTGGACGAGTTCACAGACTT TTACCTGGTGATGCCCTTCATGGGGACAGACCTGGGCAAACTCATGAAACATGAAAAGTTGAGCGAGGACCGCATCCAGTTCCTGGTCTACCAGATGCTCAAGGGGCTCAAG TACATCCATGCGGCTGGTGTCATCCACAGG GACCTGAAGCCAGGCAACCTGGCAGTGAATGAGGACTGTGAGCTAAAG ATCCTGGACTTTGGCCTGGCCAGGCAAGCGGACAGCGAAATGACAGGATACGTGGTGACACGGTGGTACCGGGCACCGGAAGTCATCCTGAATTGGATGCACTACACGCAGACAG TGGATATCTGGTCAGTGGGCTGCATTATGGCCGAGATGATCACTGGGAAGACGCTGTTTAAGGGCAACGACC ATTTGGACCAGCTGAAGGAAATCATGAAGGTCACAGGGACGCCCCCAGCCGAGTTTGTGCAGAGACTGCAGAGCGCAGAT GCCAAGAACTACATGAAAGGCCTTCCGGAATTGGAGAAGAAGGATTTTGCCTCAGTCCTGACCAATGCCAGCCCCCTGG ccGTGAGCCTGCTGGAGAAGATGCTGGTGCTGGATGCTGAGCAGCGGGTGACAGCGGCAGCAGCGCTGGCACACCCCTACTTCGAGGCCCTGCATGACACGGAGGACGAGACGGCCGTGCAGAAGTACGATGACTCCTTCGACGATGTGGACCGCACGCTGGACGAGTGGAAGC GTGTCACCTATAAAGAGGTGCTCAGCTTCAGGCCTCCCCAGCAGTTGGGGAAGGTTTCCAAGGAGACGGCTCTATGA
- the HDAC10 gene encoding polyamine deacetylase HDAC10 isoform X1, with product MGTALVYHEDMAVARLLWDNPECEIERPERLTVALERLQQRGLEQRCLRLVAREASEAELGLVHSPEYVAVVRGTQTMDTAGLQALSGMYDAVYFHPSTFHCARLAVGAALQLVDSVLTGATRNGLALVRPPGHHSQRAAANGFCVFNNVAIAAEHARQRHGLHRILIVDWDVHHGQGIQYTFEGDPSVLYFSWHRYEDGRFWPNLREGDADEVGRGCGRGFTVNLPWNQVGMGNADYMAAFLHILLPLAFEFDPELVLVSAGFDSAIGDPEGQMRATPECFAHLMQLLLLLAGGRVCAVLEGGYHLESLAESVCMTVQALLGDPPPPLSGTMVPCWSAQESIKRVQAAQAPYWTSFQHQDTGPGPRPNPCSPEGQPPPPAPGSPEYVVAAEAAAAEAVVALSSFLDQLQHCPPPQIRTAIALTATDAEALALPAAVLCREGALREEMEALARPHEALAQDEALTALGKILTLVAGILRGQVSSGIAATPVPAIAASLDVTLQQGLRLGAQRLLCVAVGQLDRPLDLANDGRILWLNIGAQEAAAHSMFQISVPLPVETGGLLSCVLGLVLPLAYSFQPDLVLMALGPSHGLSDAQGAFLASMLWGPAGGRVLALMQESKPQLARALARALHGEASPSLGSCPPKDTQDLRRLRGQLWPRWRMLLPGPGEAAPGDPGLRDRSQTAGLGRLSPTQTSA from the exons ATGGGGACCGCGCTCGTGTATCACGAAGACATGGCGGTTGCCCGGCTCCTCTGGGACAA CCCGGAGTGCGAGATTGAGCGGCCGGAGCGGTTGACCGTGGCTCTGGAGCGCCTGCAGCAGCGCGGCCTGGAGCAGAGGTGCCTCCGACTGGTGGCGCGCGAGGCCTCGGAGGCCGAGCTGGGCCTGGTGCACAG CCCAGAGTATGTGGCTGTGGTGCGGGGGACCCAGACCATGGACACAGCGGGGCTCCAGGCGCTATCTGGAATGTATGACGCAGTCTACTTCCACCCG agcacctttCACTGTGCCCGGTTGGCTGTGGGCGCTGCGCTGCAGTTGGTGGACTCCGTGCTGACAGGGGCCACACGTAATGGACTCGCTCTTGTGAG GCCTCCTGGCCACCACAGCCAGCGGGCAGCAGCCAACGGCTTCTGCGTGTTCAACAATGTGGCAATCGCAGCGGAGCACGCCAGGCAAAGACATGGGCTGCACAG GATCCTCATCGTCGACTGGGATGTCCACCACGGCCAGGGCATCCAGTACACCTTTGAGGGAGACCCTAG TGTCCTCTACTTCTCCTGGCATCGCTACGAGGATGGCCGCTTCTGGCCCAATCTGAGAGAGGGAGATGCAGACGAGGTTGGCCGGGGCTGTGGGCGGGGCTTCACTGTCAACCTGCCCTGGAACCAG GTGGGGATGGGAAATGCTGACTACATGGCGGCCTTCCTGCATATCCTGCTCCCCTTGGCCTTCGAG TTTGACCCCGAGTTGGTGCTGGTCTCTGCCGGGTTTGACTCTGCCATTGGGGACCCTGAG GGGCAGATGCGGGCCACGCCAGAGTGCTTTGCCCACCTCATgcagctgttgctgctgctggccGGTGGCCGGGTCTGTGCTGTGCTGGAG ggtGGCTACCACCTCGAGTCCCTCGCAGAGTCAGTGTGCATGACTGTGCAGGCGCTGCTGGGCGACCCTCCCCCACCTCTGTCGGGGACCATGGTACCCTGTTGGAG TGCCCAGGAATCCATTAAGCGTGTCCAGGCAGCCCAGGCCCCTTACTGgaccagcttccagcatcagg ACACTGGCCCAGGGCCAAGACCCAACCCCTGCTCCCCAGAGGGCCAGCCCCCGCCACCGGCCCCCGGGAGCCCCGAGTATGTGGTGGCAGCAGAGGCGGCAGCAGCTGAAGCGGTGGTGGCACTAAGCTCCTTCCTGGACCAGCTGCAACACTGCCCGCCACCGCAGATCCGCACTGCCATTGCCCTGACTGCCACAGATGCTGAGGCCCTGGCCCTGCCAGCTGCGGTTCTCTGTCGCGAGGGagccctcagggaggagatggagGCCTTGGCCAG ACCCCATGAGGCCCTGGCCCAGGACGAGGCCCTTACAGCACTGGGGAAGATCCTGACCCTGGTGGCTGGGATCCTGAGGGGGCAG GTGAGCAGCGGCATTGCAGCCACGCCTGTCCCAGCCATAGCTGCCAGCCTGGATGTGACCCTTCAGCAGGGCCTGCGCTTGGGGGCCCAGag ATTGCTGTGTGTGGCCGTGGGACAGCTGGATCGGCCCCTGGACCTCGCCAATGACGG GAGAATCCTGTGGCTGAACATTGGGGCCCAGGAGGCAGCAGCCCACTCCATGTTTCAAATCTCCGTGCCGCTGCCAGTG GAAACTGGGGGGCTCTTGAGCTGTGTCTTGGGTCTGGTGCTGCCCCTGGCCTACAGCTTCCAGCCTGACCTGGTGTTGATGGCTCTGGGACCATCCCATGGCTTGTCAGACGCCCAGGGTGCTTTTCTGGCCTCCATGCTCTGGGGGCCAGCGGGGGGCCGAGTCCTGGCGCTGATGCAG GAGTCGAAACCCCAGCTTGCAAGGGCCCTCGCTCGGGCACTGCACGGAGAAGCGTCCCCCAGCCTGGGCTCCTGCCCTCCGAAGGACACGCAGGACCTGAGGCGTCTGAGGGGGCAGCTGTGGCCGCGGTGGAGGATGCTGCTGCCGGGGCCCGGGGAGGCCGCCCCAGGGGACCCAGGGCTGCGGGACCGCTCTCAGACCGCTGGCCTTGGGCGTCTCTCCCCAACGCAGACTTCAGCTTGA
- the HDAC10 gene encoding polyamine deacetylase HDAC10 isoform X2 produces the protein MGTALVYHEDMAVARLLWDNPEYVAVVRGTQTMDTAGLQALSGMYDAVYFHPSTFHCARLAVGAALQLVDSVLTGATRNGLALVRPPGHHSQRAAANGFCVFNNVAIAAEHARQRHGLHRILIVDWDVHHGQGIQYTFEGDPSVLYFSWHRYEDGRFWPNLREGDADEVGRGCGRGFTVNLPWNQVGMGNADYMAAFLHILLPLAFEFDPELVLVSAGFDSAIGDPEGQMRATPECFAHLMQLLLLLAGGRVCAVLEGGYHLESLAESVCMTVQALLGDPPPPLSGTMVPCWSAQESIKRVQAAQAPYWTSFQHQDTGPGPRPNPCSPEGQPPPPAPGSPEYVVAAEAAAAEAVVALSSFLDQLQHCPPPQIRTAIALTATDAEALALPAAVLCREGALREEMEALARPHEALAQDEALTALGKILTLVAGILRGQVSSGIAATPVPAIAASLDVTLQQGLRLGAQRLLCVAVGQLDRPLDLANDGRILWLNIGAQEAAAHSMFQISVPLPVETGGLLSCVLGLVLPLAYSFQPDLVLMALGPSHGLSDAQGAFLASMLWGPAGGRVLALMQESKPQLARALARALHGEASPSLGSCPPKDTQDLRRLRGQLWPRWRMLLPGPGEAAPGDPGLRDRSQTAGLGRLSPTQTSA, from the exons ATGGGGACCGCGCTCGTGTATCACGAAGACATGGCGGTTGCCCGGCTCCTCTGGGACAA CCCAGAGTATGTGGCTGTGGTGCGGGGGACCCAGACCATGGACACAGCGGGGCTCCAGGCGCTATCTGGAATGTATGACGCAGTCTACTTCCACCCG agcacctttCACTGTGCCCGGTTGGCTGTGGGCGCTGCGCTGCAGTTGGTGGACTCCGTGCTGACAGGGGCCACACGTAATGGACTCGCTCTTGTGAG GCCTCCTGGCCACCACAGCCAGCGGGCAGCAGCCAACGGCTTCTGCGTGTTCAACAATGTGGCAATCGCAGCGGAGCACGCCAGGCAAAGACATGGGCTGCACAG GATCCTCATCGTCGACTGGGATGTCCACCACGGCCAGGGCATCCAGTACACCTTTGAGGGAGACCCTAG TGTCCTCTACTTCTCCTGGCATCGCTACGAGGATGGCCGCTTCTGGCCCAATCTGAGAGAGGGAGATGCAGACGAGGTTGGCCGGGGCTGTGGGCGGGGCTTCACTGTCAACCTGCCCTGGAACCAG GTGGGGATGGGAAATGCTGACTACATGGCGGCCTTCCTGCATATCCTGCTCCCCTTGGCCTTCGAG TTTGACCCCGAGTTGGTGCTGGTCTCTGCCGGGTTTGACTCTGCCATTGGGGACCCTGAG GGGCAGATGCGGGCCACGCCAGAGTGCTTTGCCCACCTCATgcagctgttgctgctgctggccGGTGGCCGGGTCTGTGCTGTGCTGGAG ggtGGCTACCACCTCGAGTCCCTCGCAGAGTCAGTGTGCATGACTGTGCAGGCGCTGCTGGGCGACCCTCCCCCACCTCTGTCGGGGACCATGGTACCCTGTTGGAG TGCCCAGGAATCCATTAAGCGTGTCCAGGCAGCCCAGGCCCCTTACTGgaccagcttccagcatcagg ACACTGGCCCAGGGCCAAGACCCAACCCCTGCTCCCCAGAGGGCCAGCCCCCGCCACCGGCCCCCGGGAGCCCCGAGTATGTGGTGGCAGCAGAGGCGGCAGCAGCTGAAGCGGTGGTGGCACTAAGCTCCTTCCTGGACCAGCTGCAACACTGCCCGCCACCGCAGATCCGCACTGCCATTGCCCTGACTGCCACAGATGCTGAGGCCCTGGCCCTGCCAGCTGCGGTTCTCTGTCGCGAGGGagccctcagggaggagatggagGCCTTGGCCAG ACCCCATGAGGCCCTGGCCCAGGACGAGGCCCTTACAGCACTGGGGAAGATCCTGACCCTGGTGGCTGGGATCCTGAGGGGGCAG GTGAGCAGCGGCATTGCAGCCACGCCTGTCCCAGCCATAGCTGCCAGCCTGGATGTGACCCTTCAGCAGGGCCTGCGCTTGGGGGCCCAGag ATTGCTGTGTGTGGCCGTGGGACAGCTGGATCGGCCCCTGGACCTCGCCAATGACGG GAGAATCCTGTGGCTGAACATTGGGGCCCAGGAGGCAGCAGCCCACTCCATGTTTCAAATCTCCGTGCCGCTGCCAGTG GAAACTGGGGGGCTCTTGAGCTGTGTCTTGGGTCTGGTGCTGCCCCTGGCCTACAGCTTCCAGCCTGACCTGGTGTTGATGGCTCTGGGACCATCCCATGGCTTGTCAGACGCCCAGGGTGCTTTTCTGGCCTCCATGCTCTGGGGGCCAGCGGGGGGCCGAGTCCTGGCGCTGATGCAG GAGTCGAAACCCCAGCTTGCAAGGGCCCTCGCTCGGGCACTGCACGGAGAAGCGTCCCCCAGCCTGGGCTCCTGCCCTCCGAAGGACACGCAGGACCTGAGGCGTCTGAGGGGGCAGCTGTGGCCGCGGTGGAGGATGCTGCTGCCGGGGCCCGGGGAGGCCGCCCCAGGGGACCCAGGGCTGCGGGACCGCTCTCAGACCGCTGGCCTTGGGCGTCTCTCCCCAACGCAGACTTCAGCTTGA